Proteins from one Mycteria americana isolate JAX WOST 10 ecotype Jacksonville Zoo and Gardens chromosome 1, USCA_MyAme_1.0, whole genome shotgun sequence genomic window:
- the CHODL gene encoding chondrolectin: MGAGGGLGLAAVLTAAVLCGPGGLAGRVLSGECAGPGPGRGAGGAGPDRVRRRCGGRCGSPARTEQEPARGRTGTKPTREVTRVLEASCQKVCYGDLKRSCYKLAYFQDLSRRVGFQEARQACEIDGGALLSLESEAEQQLIENMLQNLTKSGSGISDGDFWIGLWRSGDGLATSSACPDLYQWADGSISPFRNWYTDEPSCGSEACVVMYHQPTANPGLGGPYLYQWNDDRCNMKHNFICKYGPDNVLEKELGDRAEPDYGIFPTVPAGKPYDTSKPEDQYHVIATETGIIPNLIYVVIPTIPLLLLILVAFGTCCFQMLRKSKGRTKTSPNQSTLWISKTPRKDSSMEV; this comes from the exons ATGGGGGCCGgaggcgggctggggctggcggcggTGCTGACGGCCGCCGTGCTGTGCGGGCCCGGGGGGCTGGCCGGGCGCGTCCTCAGCGGTGagtgcgcggggccggggccggggcgcggcgcgggaggcgcggggccggATCGTGTCCGGCGTCGGTGCGGGGGCCGATGCGGGAGTCCAGCGCGCACAGAGCAGGAACCAGCGAGGGGAAGAACTGGGACCAAACCCACTCGTGAAGTGACCCGCGTGCTGGAGGCGAGCT gtCAAAAGGTGTGCTATGGTGACCTCAAGCGTTCTTGTTACAAGTTAGCTTATTTCCAGGACTTGTCTAGACGTGTGGGCTTTCAGGAGGCCCGCCAAGCTTGTGAAATTGATGGCGGGGCCTTACTGAGCCTGGAAAGTGAAGCTGAGCAGCAACTGATAGAAAACATGTTGCAAAACCTCACGAAGTCAGGCTCTGGGATTTCTGATGGTGATTTCTGGATTGGGTTGTGGAGAAGTGGTGATGGACTAGCCACCTCAAGTGCTTGCCCTGACCTCTACCAGTGGGCTGATGGAAGTATTTCACCATTCAG AAATTGGTATACAGATGAGCCTTCCTGTGGAAGCGAAGCCTGTGTTGTGATGTATCATCAGCCAACTGCAAACCCTGGTCTGGGAGGGCCATACCTTTATCAATGGAATGATGATAGATGCAACATGAAGCACAATTTTATCTGCAAGTATGGCCCAG ATAATGTCTTAGAAAAAGAATTAGGAGACAGAGCAGAGCCAGATTATG gtatttttccAACAGTGCCAGCAGGAAAGCCTTATGACACAAGCAAACCAGAAGATCAGTATCATGTTATTGCTACTGAAACAG GTATAATTCCAAATCTAATTTACGTTGTAATACCTACTATACCACTACTGCTGTTGATACTGGTGGCTTTTGGGACTTGCTGTTTCCAGATGCTTCGTAAAAG